The DNA segment TCCATTTTTGGACACCGAAAAACATGAAGACTCCTTAGATTTGGAGCAAGAATCAACCAAGTCACGTCTTTCAATTTGGAACATTCCATAATTCGAACTTCGCTTAATGTGTGAAAGCGTGAAGTATAATTAGTACTTGAAGAAACCCATGTATGCAGCTTTTCCATTTTTATCTCCTTCATACTTGCACAACAGCGGAGTTGTAGAGTCTCTATACGCTCCAAATTTTCTAAGCATAAAACATTAAACACTTCTAATTCTCTAAAACCTTCAAGTTGTAGTGCTCGGGTCCAACACCGAAACAAGTTAAAGCTCAGAAATCTTTCTAGACAAAGCACGCTTTTTATCTCTATACTTAGTATATTCAAACGTTGCAAACCTTTCAACTCCTCTATAAGCTTTTCATGACCTCCTTTCAAAACATTGTCTTCATCATGATTATCTATAGCCCTCACCGACCACATTCTGAATATTTGCAACTTGGAAAAACTAGATATCAAATGTTGTGGGATTTTTCTGAGAAAGTTCATATAACTCAAGTCCAACATTTTTAGTTTTGTCAACGCTTTCAACTCTATTGGCAACTCTTCTATACCAGTATAAGATAGATCAAAACATTCTAGTGAAACCAATTGTGAAATTCCCTCAGGCAGCGCTCGTAATCCAAAGTTTCCTGACAAATCCAATACAGTTAGATGAGGTATAAATTGGAAGAAACCATTGCTGATCATTTGCAACTTATTTTGGCTAAGAAACATGGTTCGAAGGTTAGGGCATTTGGGTGTTTCTTTGAGAACTGCAATCTTATTTTTCATCACTGACATTCTTTTCCCACTTTCCCATGCCTTAACATCTGGTTCTTCAAATAATTGAGCCCCtgcttttacaaaaaaattattctcTGTTGCTTCGAACTCGCGTGTAATCCATAAAGCCATGTCACGGATCACATCATGCATCTTCACACAATCTTCTCCATATATTACTCCACCATTTTCTAATAAACAAGCATTCAAGAGAGAGCTGATAATGTTGTTACCTTGCATTTGAGCTTCACTAATTCTATCAAATTCATTCAATAGCCCTTCACAAAACCAATACTCCACTAATTGCTTTCTGGGAATACAATAATCTTCGGGATATAGACAACAATATAGGAGGCAACATTTCATTGTGGCATTAGGCAAATTATCATAACTGAAATTTAAAAGCGGAAATACCTCATTTTCCATTTTCGGCAATGCACATCGCTTCAACATCTCAATTGCATATTGCCATTCTGCAAGCGTTGTCTTGCAAGCCATGGCACGACCGGTTGTAATTAGTGCAAGAGGCAGCCCACCGCACCTTTGAGCTACTTGTTTAGCTAGGTTCGGAATATCTGGATGGCTATTAAGAGTTTCACCTCCAACATTGTCTTGGAACAATTCCCAAGCCTTCTCTGGTTCCAGGCACTCCACTTTGATTTTCTTTGGGGCTCCCGTTTCGCCACACACCTCCAAAGATCGAGTAGTAAAAATAAGTTTGGAACCATTTTCTTGGTTTGGTTTTGGTATCCCAACTTGTTTCAAATCCACCCACTCCCATAAATCATCCAATAATACAACAAATCTCTTGTTATTCAAGATCCGATAGATATCTACAGCTTTCTGGTCAACACTTTTTTTCTTCCAGGATCCATCCGAAAACCCAATAGTTTCACCAATCCTGTCTTGAATCTTTCCAACACTGGAATCTTTAGACACCAACGCCCAGATAACAACTTCAAAATCATTCGGTGTGGTGCTGAACTTGTTGTTGAGTTTGGTCAAGAGTGTTGTCTTGCCAACGCCCCCCAAGCCATAGAGGCCAATGATCCCCACATCTTCGTCCTCGATCCAACTCCATGCCTTTTGGATTGTGGATTCTAGAGCAACCGGCTGCTCTACAGGTCTTATTACCACTGAAGGTGCAGGCTGATTTCCCGCTACTTTCTCAAAAGCTCCTTTACTCTTATGATCACTTATTTTTTGAAGCATTTCGGCCACTTGTTTACCAAACTTGTAGCTAGACAAGCAATTCTTGGAAACGCAGCCACCGAGACACAAGTTATTAATTTGTTGGGGACCATTTGAAACCAATTTTTCCGCCTCTGTTATTATAGTTTCCGCTGTTCAAAGCCATACCTGAACTCGCTCAAATGACTTCAATAGTCGTTGTTCAGCCACATCAACCTCCCGTTGCACGTCATTTCTTTGCGCCCTGAGTTCTTGAAGAGCATCAGATaaagttgaaagagtttgttTAAGTTTGCAGACATAATTAGCATGGCCAACAATGAAATCCCAGCCACGAAGAAGGAAATTCTCGAAACTACATTGCACGGAGAAGCAATTGCCCATGATTCTGGTAAATGAAAGATAAAATAAAGGAAACAAATGAGATGTGGATGCAAAGtgaattgtgttaaaaataaagTTAGGTAAAGTGAATTGTGTTAAAgaaaaattaagttaaagaagATGGGGTTTGAACAGATTGAGGTGGAAGACGACTGTGGCACAATTATGAAGAGGATGCACATGAAATAAAGATAAAGAAGATGGGGTTTCAACCATTAGAGCTTTGATTATGGATAGTAAAGATAAAAGCTAGCAGATTCACAGAGTACCCAGAGAAGGAAATCAAAGTAGCTAACTTTTTTAGCCAAAGATGGAGCGAAGACAGGTAGTGAGCGGAAGAAGATCCACCAAATAAGCACCGGTCTCGACTCTTTTGTTTAGTTGGAGCAGATGCAGTAGCTGAATTCTGGTAGTTTCCTGGTGAAAGATGGTTGGAATTTGAATCGATCAGACTCGCTGTGATTATCTGAGTCTTGTGTTTGGAGATCAGGAAATTTTTGGTTATTTGCTTCAGCTCTAGCTTAGGTATGCTGTGATTATCTCTAGCTTTGCTTCTACCTCCGCTACTATGTTTTCTCTCCATGATTGTTCTAACAGtaatttatcttttattaataGGATCACAGCTggctttttgggttttttttctattatttctaaaAGAATAGGTTAAAATATACTGTTAGTCCTTGTACTTCTATAAAATTTGATATCTGGTCCttgtattttaaaagttaaaaattcaatcctcttacttttttaatttaaaaatactagtccaatcattattattattagtgaTTTGTGGCAAAATTTGTCATATAATGTGAAGGTCACGTACTAAACATGCtaagttaataaattttgatagaaaatattaaaattattaataattggattgaaattttcaaataaaaaaaagtaaaataacttaatttttaacttttttaagtacagaaattaaattttaaattttgtcaaaTTATAACAACTAATAGCATTTGTTTGACCAATAGAATACCAAGTGGATCTTGACAGGTAAAGTGGAGGATAAAAGTACCATAAAATCCTTTTTATTATGCcctaaattacattttagctcaTTTATTGAAAAATTTGGACAAATTAGGTCATGTA comes from the Gossypium hirsutum isolate 1008001.06 chromosome A06, Gossypium_hirsutum_v2.1, whole genome shotgun sequence genome and includes:
- the LOC121230828 gene encoding disease resistance protein RPS5; its protein translation is MLQKISDHKSKGAFEKVAGNQPAPSVVIRPVEQPVALESTIQKAWSWIEDEDVGIIGLYGLGGVGKTTLLTKLNNKFSTTPNDFEVVIWALVSKDSSVGKIQDRIGETIGFSDGSWKKKSVDQKAVDIYRILNNKRFVVLLDDLWEWVDLKQVGIPKPNQENGSKLIFTTRSLEVCGETGAPKKIKVECLEPEKAWELFQDNVGGETLNSHPDIPNLAKQVAQRCGGLPLALITTGRAMACKTTLAEWQYAIEMLKRCALPKMENEVFPLLNFSYDNLPNATMKCCLLYCCLYPEDYCIPRKQLVEYWFCEGLLNEFDRISEAQMQGNNIISSLLNACLLENGGVIYGEDCVKMHDVIRDMALWITREFEATENNFFVKAGAQLFEEPDVKAWESGKRMSVMKNKIAVLKETPKCPNLRTMFLSQNKLQMISNGFFQFIPHLTVLDLSGNFGLRALPEGISQLVSLECFDLSYTGIEELPIELKALTKLKMLDLSYMNFLRKIPQHLISSFSKLQIFRMWSVRAIDNHDEDNVLKGGHEKLIEELKGLQRLNILSIEIKSVLCLERFLSFNLFRCWTRALQLEGFRELEVFNVLCLENLERIETLQLRCCASMKEIKMEKLHTWVSSSTNYTSRFHTLSEVRIMECSKLKDVTWLILAPNLRSLHVFRCPKMEEILSEEKLDEVAGVIGIPYPKPFLKLQSLYLIGLPKLKRIYRDALPIPCLTRILINGCIELKKLPLNSDSAKGNLLSIKGDKFWWEKVEWEDEATRHDFLPSFEPLFVV
- the LOC121230829 gene encoding uncharacterized protein isoform X1, with the translated sequence MERKHSSGGRSKARDNHSIPKLELKQITKNFLISKHKTQIITASLIDSNSNHLSPGNYQNSATASAPTKQKSRDRCLFGGSSSAHYLSSLHLWLKKLATLISFSGIMGNCFSVQCSFENFLLRGWDFIVGHANYVCKLKQTLSTLSDALQELRAQRNDVQREVDVAEQRLLKSFERVQVWL
- the LOC121230829 gene encoding uncharacterized protein isoform X2, producing the protein MERKHSSGGRSKARDNHSIPKLELKQITKNFLISKHKTQIITASLIDSNSNHLSPGNYQNSATASAPTKQKSRDRCLFGGSSSAHYLSSLHLWLKKIMGNCFSVQCSFENFLLRGWDFIVGHANYVCKLKQTLSTLSDALQELRAQRNDVQREVDVAEQRLLKSFERVQVWL